One segment of Scomber scombrus chromosome 3, fScoSco1.1, whole genome shotgun sequence DNA contains the following:
- the rplp2 gene encoding 60S acidic ribosomal protein P2 → MRYVAAYLLATLSGNTSPSAKDIKAILGSVGIEADDERLNKVISELNGKDINEVMNSGLSKLASVPAGGAVAAPAASAGGAAAAGAAPAAVEEKKEEKKEESEESDEDMGFGLFD, encoded by the exons ATGCGTTACGTGGCCGCTTACCTCCTGGCAACGCTCAGTGGAAACACCAGCCCCTCTGCAAAGGACATCAAAGCCATCTTGGGCAGCGTGGGAATTGAGGCCGATGACGAACGCTTAAACAAG GTCATTAGTGAGCTGAATGGGAAAGACATCAATGAAGTCATGAACTCAG GCCTCTCTAAGTTAGCCTCCGTACCAGCAGGTGGGGCTGTAGCTGCTCCTGCCGCTAGTGCTGGTGGGGCTGCTGCAGCTGGGGCTGCACCTGCTGCTG tggaagagaaaaaggaagagaagaaagaggaatcGGAAGAGTCAGACGAAGACATGGGCTTTGGGCTCTTTGATTAA
- the LOC133977998 gene encoding titin: METQTEKQRPNYGQLISVPHKDTIRLLEVYVKRSLSLNEGALRERRTKSKEKWVTIPRRQRRHSSDPSLHLADGLNDERIGTFAASESPTTQPEAQPEAQPEVQAETQPDTYPEEPEKPTKKSKKIKKPRTFWKSFLGLFSRKGDEEPESSSEMPEASPSEPSGTCLSTTPVTVQKKKSTRKRSLKRRFSRRRLSNKSKQETVKDLNPEDITMVETVSVQPTYSYYEKVSEELEKIVHEVKVKEEVETLTDEEVINRIIALTKEEGDAIEYKLKDNPTLSNFFQGMSYSCFQKLADAYLAKETTPTNNPPTVLPTAPELVKLAFTLDFTARIAGLSRQNICHITGLGNRYLQDRFEYNQACTDHPWSDSDD, translated from the exons atggaaacacagacagaaaagcaAAGGCCCAATTATGGCCAGTTGATCTCAGTGCCTCACAAGGATACAATCCGTCTTTTGGAGGTGTATGTCAAGAGGAGCCTCAGCCTAAATGAAGGGGCATTGAGAGAAAGGAGGACTAAGTCTAAAGAAAAGTGGGTAACAATACCAAGAAGGCAAAGACGACACTCCAGTGACCCTTCTCTTCACTTGGCCGATGGATTAAATGACGAGAGAATTGGTACATTTGCTGCATCTGAATCTCCCACAACCCAGCCTGAAGCACAGCCTGAAGCACAGCCTGAGGTACAGGCTGAGACACAGCCTGATACATACCCAGAGGAACCGGAGAAGCCGACCAAAAAATCAAAAAAGATCAAGAAACCTAGGACATTTTGGAAAAGTTTTTTGGGTTTGTTCTCTCGGAAGGGTGATGAGGAGCCGGAGAGTTCGTCAGAGATGCCCGAGGCCTCGCCATCAGAGCCCTCGGGCACCTGCCTGTCCACAACTCCAGTCACTGTTCAAAAAAAGAAGTCCACAAGAAAAAGATCCTTAAAAAGAAGGTTCTCCAGAAGGCGACTATCCAATAAATCAAAGCAAGAAACTGTTAAAGATCTCAACCCAGAGGACATCACCATGGTTGAAA CTGTAAGTGTGCAACCAACATACTCTTACTACGAGAAGGTGTCAGAGGAACTGGAAAAAATCGTCCACGAGGTcaaagtaaaagaggaagtCGAAACGCTCACAGATG AGGAAGTAATCAACCGGATTATCGCTTTGACAAAGGAAGAGGGTGACGCCATAGAGTACAAG CTGAAAGACAATCCCACCCTGAGTAACTTTTTCCAGGGGATGTCGTACTCTTGCTTCCAGAAGTTGGCTGACGCCTACTTAGCGAAAGAGACCACGCCGACCAACAACCCTCCCACTGTCCTCCCAACAGCCCCTGAGCTGGTCAAGCTGGCCTTTACACTGGACTTTACGGCCAGGATAGCCGGACTTTCCAGACAGAATATATGTCATATTACTGGCCTTGGCAACCGTTATCTACAGGACCGATTTGAATACAACCAG gcATGTACAGATCATCCATGGTCCGACAGCGATGACTGA